One window from the genome of Clostridiales bacterium encodes:
- a CDS encoding SoxR reducing system RseC family protein: MIEQCVVKKVKRGLAFVEVKRSDKCEGCKLCAFNKQNVMVVPALCSEQVAAGDVVTVQMPTKPVGAVALLIYALPLLGIVIGALIGLVGSWQLQLGLAAAGLVVGLAAIVPLERLYRKKSGVMPVVLPKSNEQQQQNINDGV; encoded by the coding sequence GTGATCGAGCAGTGCGTCGTTAAAAAAGTCAAGCGCGGCTTGGCGTTCGTCGAAGTAAAACGCTCGGACAAATGCGAAGGCTGCAAGCTGTGTGCGTTTAACAAGCAGAACGTTATGGTCGTTCCCGCATTGTGTAGCGAGCAGGTGGCGGCGGGCGACGTAGTTACCGTGCAAATGCCGACTAAACCTGTCGGCGCGGTCGCATTACTCATATACGCGTTACCGCTCTTGGGAATAGTAATAGGCGCGCTGATCGGGCTCGTCGGTTCGTGGCAGTTGCAGTTAGGACTTGCGGCGGCGGGGCTTGTCGTAGGGCTTGCCGCAATAGTACCGTTAGAGCGGCTGTACCGAAAAAAATCGGGCGTAATGCCTGTGGTGTTACCTAAATCTAACGAGCAACAGCAACAAAATATAAATGACGGAGTATAA
- a CDS encoding serine hydroxymethyltransferase, protein MELDVIEKIDPEVAASMKKELARQRNKIELIASENFVSPAVLAAAGSHLTNKYAEGYPAKRYYGGCEYVDEIEQLAIDRAKKLFGADHANVQPHCGANANHAVFYAVLQPGDTYLGMNLAHGGHLTHGSPVNYSGRFYNVVPYGVSEQTETIDYDEVEKLAVEHKPKLILAGASAYPRAIDFKRFRAIADKVGAVFMVDMAHIAGLVAAELHENPVPYADIVTTTTHKTLRGPRGGMILCKEQYAKAIDKAIFPGTQGGPLEHIIAAKAVALKEAMSPEFKAYQTQIIKNAKALEKRLTERKINLVSGGTDNHLLLIKIGGGKTGKEIETLLDECNITVNKNAIPFDPLPPSKTSGIRIGSAAVTSRGMKEKEMTVIADCIADVIEKGESAKQSILDRVQKLTKDFPLY, encoded by the coding sequence ATGGAACTCGACGTAATCGAAAAAATCGATCCCGAAGTAGCGGCAAGCATGAAAAAAGAGCTTGCGCGCCAGCGCAATAAAATCGAGCTTATCGCGAGCGAGAACTTCGTATCGCCGGCAGTGCTTGCGGCGGCGGGTTCGCACCTTACCAATAAGTACGCCGAGGGCTATCCCGCTAAACGCTATTACGGCGGGTGCGAGTACGTGGACGAGATCGAGCAGCTCGCAATCGACAGGGCAAAAAAGCTGTTCGGTGCGGATCATGCCAATGTTCAGCCGCACTGCGGCGCTAACGCCAATCACGCCGTTTTCTACGCCGTCCTTCAACCGGGCGACACCTATCTCGGCATGAACCTTGCGCACGGCGGACACCTTACGCACGGCTCGCCCGTAAACTATTCGGGTAGGTTTTATAACGTAGTGCCGTACGGCGTGAGCGAGCAAACGGAAACCATCGACTACGACGAGGTTGAGAAGCTCGCCGTAGAGCATAAACCCAAGCTTATATTAGCAGGCGCGTCCGCGTACCCGCGCGCCATCGATTTTAAACGCTTCCGCGCGATTGCCGATAAGGTGGGCGCGGTGTTCATGGTCGACATGGCGCATATCGCGGGGCTTGTCGCGGCGGAACTTCACGAAAACCCCGTGCCGTACGCCGATATAGTCACGACCACCACGCACAAAACCCTTCGCGGTCCGCGCGGCGGAATGATACTCTGCAAAGAGCAGTACGCAAAGGCAATCGATAAAGCGATATTCCCCGGCACGCAGGGCGGTCCGCTTGAACATATTATCGCGGCAAAGGCGGTCGCGCTCAAAGAAGCGATGTCGCCCGAATTTAAGGCGTACCAAACGCAAATAATCAAAAACGCAAAAGCGCTTGAAAAACGGTTGACCGAACGCAAGATAAACCTTGTATCTGGCGGCACCGATAATCACTTGCTGCTTATTAAAATCGGCGGCGGCAAAACGGGCAAGGAGATCGAAACACTACTCGACGAGTGCAATATCACGGTTAATAAAAACGCAATACCGTTCGATCCGCTTCCGCCGTCCAAGACTTCGGGCATACGCATAGGCTCGGCGGCGGTCACTTCTCGCGGCATGAAGGAAAAGGAAATGACGGTCATTGCCGACTGCATTGCCGACGTGATCGAGAAAGGCGAAAGCGCTAAGCAATCTATACTCGATCGCGTACAAAAGCTTACCAAAGATTTTCCGCTGTATTAG
- a CDS encoding Rrf2 family transcriptional regulator produces the protein MRLSTRATYGMRLCFMLALSKTPLSASQLVKQTDLSMKYLEQLLAMLKRGEIVRAYRGKSGGYILAREPQDITVGDMLEALDDGFVAPECVLGNCTDIYCPNRNVLNKINEGINNVLKSVTLLDIINDHRSNCGNGAPTTPETV, from the coding sequence ATGAGATTATCGACACGCGCAACATACGGCATGAGACTGTGCTTTATGCTTGCTTTGTCAAAAACGCCGCTGAGCGCGTCACAGCTCGTCAAGCAAACCGATTTGAGCATGAAATATCTCGAACAGCTTTTGGCTATGCTCAAACGCGGTGAGATAGTCCGCGCGTACCGCGGAAAATCGGGCGGCTATATTCTCGCGCGCGAACCGCAGGATATAACGGTAGGCGATATGCTCGAAGCGCTCGACGACGGGTTCGTCGCGCCCGAGTGCGTGCTCGGCAATTGTACCGATATTTATTGTCCTAACCGCAACGTGCTTAACAAGATAAACGAGGGAATAAATAACGTTCTTAAAAGCGTAACCCTTTTGGATATAATAAACGATCATCGCAGTAATTGCGGCAACGGCGCCCCGACCACGCCGGAAACAGTATGA